Proteins co-encoded in one Vibrio fortis genomic window:
- the nudE gene encoding ADP compounds hydrolase NudE, whose translation MTKRTKPEILAKQTVAQSKLFSIESLDLKFSNGELRTYERMKPSGRNAVMMVPITEQGDILLVREYAAGTERYELGFPKGLIDPGEAPNEAAVRELKEEIGFGARKLTPLKEVILAPSYFSSKMTLFIAEDLYPEQLEGDEPEPLDIVRWPLAQGEELLTHLDFCEARSITALLLALRLLKQQSDEE comes from the coding sequence ATGACAAAAAGGACCAAGCCAGAAATCTTGGCTAAGCAAACTGTCGCTCAATCAAAACTATTTTCTATTGAATCTCTCGACCTCAAGTTTTCTAACGGTGAACTTCGAACCTATGAACGCATGAAACCAAGCGGTCGCAACGCAGTAATGATGGTCCCAATTACTGAGCAAGGTGACATCCTATTGGTACGTGAATACGCGGCAGGTACAGAGCGTTATGAACTCGGCTTTCCGAAAGGTCTTATCGATCCGGGTGAAGCACCCAACGAGGCTGCAGTAAGAGAATTAAAAGAAGAGATTGGTTTTGGCGCTCGCAAACTCACGCCACTCAAGGAAGTGATTCTCGCCCCTTCTTACTTTTCGAGCAAAATGACCCTGTTCATTGCCGAAGATCTCTACCCAGAACAGCTAGAAGGTGACGAGCCAGAACCACTGGATATTGTGCGCTGGCCGCTGGCACAAGGAGAAGAACTGCTCACGCATCTCGACTTCTGTGAAGCCCGCTCCATTACCGCCCTATTACTGGCTCTTCGACTACTAAAACAACAATCTGACGAAGAGTAA
- the nfuA gene encoding Fe-S biogenesis protein NfuA: MSNITITETAQTHFANLLSQQPEGTNIRVFVVNPGTQNAECGVSYCPTDAVEASDTELAFEGFSAYVDELSLPFLDEAEIDFVTDKMGSQLTLKAPNAKMRKVADDAPLLERVEYAIQTQVNPQLAGHGGHVSLVEITDEGVAIVAFGGGCNGCSMVDVTLKEGIEKELLQQFEGELTAVRDATEHDRGEHSYY; encoded by the coding sequence GTGTCAAATATTACTATTACAGAAACAGCTCAAACTCATTTTGCTAATCTGCTTTCACAGCAGCCAGAAGGGACTAACATCCGCGTATTCGTGGTAAACCCAGGCACACAAAATGCGGAATGTGGTGTTTCTTACTGCCCTACAGATGCGGTAGAAGCATCTGATACTGAACTAGCATTTGAAGGCTTCTCTGCTTACGTAGATGAACTAAGCCTACCATTCCTAGACGAAGCAGAAATCGACTTCGTTACAGACAAAATGGGTTCACAGCTAACTCTTAAAGCACCAAACGCGAAAATGCGCAAAGTTGCTGATGACGCACCTCTTCTAGAGCGCGTTGAGTACGCAATCCAGACTCAAGTAAACCCACAACTAGCAGGCCACGGCGGTCACGTAAGCCTAGTTGAAATCACTGACGAAGGCGTTGCTATCGTCGCGTTTGGTGGTGGTTGTAACGGTTGTTCTATGGTTGATGTGACTCTAAAAGAAGGCATCGAGAAAGAGCTTCTACAACAGTTCGAGGGTGAACTAACAGCTGTTCGTGACGCTACTGAGCACGATCGCGGTGAGCACTCTTACTACTAA
- a CDS encoding ComF family protein produces MLSDWLQKHTPRLVTPQCHLCKLPKLPLDTHPKWCNSCLSHFSPQHRCQRCGIKLDINAIVCGECLKKPPPWQRLYCVGDYDFPLSHYVHQMKYSGQFWLSRDLVKLLVAQIDHPAPIITSVPLHWQRYIHRGFNQSTYLANALAQELNCQSLTLFRRRRATPTQQGLSKTQRQRNLRNVFSLRNKEVMKVIAKGDVHVAIIDDVVTTGSTVYQLCQLLLEVGVKRIDIYCICRTPEPAT; encoded by the coding sequence ATGTTATCTGATTGGCTCCAAAAACACACACCACGCTTGGTCACACCACAATGCCATCTGTGCAAATTGCCAAAGTTACCTTTAGATACTCATCCCAAATGGTGCAATAGCTGTCTCTCTCATTTCTCACCACAACACCGCTGCCAACGTTGTGGTATCAAGCTCGATATTAATGCCATAGTATGTGGAGAATGCTTAAAAAAACCACCGCCTTGGCAAAGGCTGTATTGTGTCGGAGACTACGATTTTCCGCTCAGCCACTACGTCCATCAAATGAAATACAGTGGTCAATTCTGGTTGAGTCGGGATTTAGTCAAACTCCTAGTAGCTCAAATCGACCACCCTGCTCCTATCATTACTAGCGTCCCATTACACTGGCAGCGCTACATTCATCGAGGTTTTAATCAAAGCACCTACCTTGCCAATGCTCTAGCACAAGAGCTTAACTGCCAAAGCCTTACGCTATTTCGTCGCCGACGTGCAACGCCAACTCAACAGGGGCTGAGTAAAACACAGCGCCAACGCAACCTACGCAATGTTTTCTCTTTAAGAAACAAGGAAGTGATGAAAGTGATAGCAAAAGGCGACGTCCATGTTGCAATAATCGATGATGTTGTCACCACAGGCAGTACTGTGTATCAATTATGTCAATTGCTGCTTGAAGTGGGCGTTAAAAGGATTGATATTTACTGCATCTGCCGCACTCCTGAACCCGCGACTTAG
- the bioH gene encoding pimeloyl-ACP methyl ester esterase BioH — MSDKLYWHVSGQGPDLVLVHGWGMNGAVWQQTVTALETQFRVHVVDLPGYGHSSHCHADTLESIAEQLMEEAPKQAIWVGWSLGGLVATHMALHHTDYVSKLVTVASSPKFAAAKEPVLWRGIQPNVLTNFTEQLVEDFQTTIERFMALQAMGSPSARQDVKQLKQAVLSRPLPNPDSLLAGLKMLSDVDLRERLPELTVPMLRLYGRLDGLVPIKVAKELEKALPNTEQYIFTQSSHAPFMTEADAFCCELISFAEK; from the coding sequence ATGAGCGACAAACTGTATTGGCATGTGTCTGGCCAAGGCCCAGATTTGGTTTTGGTTCATGGATGGGGAATGAATGGCGCGGTATGGCAACAAACCGTAACGGCACTTGAGACCCAGTTCCGTGTCCATGTGGTTGATCTGCCGGGTTATGGTCACAGCAGTCATTGCCATGCTGATACGCTTGAGAGTATTGCCGAGCAGTTGATGGAAGAGGCGCCAAAGCAGGCGATCTGGGTCGGTTGGTCACTGGGTGGTTTAGTTGCAACTCACATGGCGCTACATCATACAGATTATGTCTCTAAGCTTGTGACGGTAGCCAGTTCTCCGAAATTTGCGGCAGCCAAAGAGCCGGTCCTGTGGCGCGGTATTCAACCTAACGTTCTAACCAACTTTACCGAGCAGCTGGTGGAAGATTTCCAAACCACTATTGAGCGTTTTATGGCACTGCAAGCGATGGGCAGCCCATCGGCAAGGCAGGATGTGAAACAGTTAAAGCAAGCGGTACTGTCGCGTCCGTTACCGAATCCAGACTCTCTACTCGCTGGGCTTAAAATGCTTTCCGATGTTGACTTGCGTGAACGTTTGCCAGAGCTCACTGTTCCTATGTTGCGCTTGTATGGTCGATTAGATGGCTTGGTGCCGATTAAAGTAGCGAAAGAGTTAGAAAAAGCGCTACCAAACACCGAGCAATACATCTTTACCCAGTCTTCGCATGCGCCGTTTATGACAGAAGCGGACGCTTTCTGTTGTGAACTGATCAGCTTCGCTGAGAAATAA
- a CDS encoding Tex family protein has product MSQAICRQIAQELSVRPDQVTAAVTLIDDGNTVPFIARYRKEVTGGLDDTQLRNLDSRLSYLRELDDRRQTILKSIQDQGKLTAELEKEIIQADSKTRLEDLYLPYKPKRRTKGQIAIEAGLEPLAETLWNEPQHDPENEASRYLNSEKGIEDTKTALDGARAIIMERIAEDANLLEKIRQHLTRNAALGARVVAGKEQEGEKFKDYFEHDETLSKVPSHRALAMLRGRNEGFLTLTMNADPEQEEGVRGSYCENIISDHYGITLSSAPADAWRKQVISWAWRIKVSMHMETELMGAMKERAEIEAIEVFATNLKDLLMAAPAGPRATLGLDPGLRTGSKIAVVDATGKVLATETIYPHPPQKQYDKSAHIVEQMVRQFNVDLIAIGNGTASRETDSFVADVIKRGNLKVQKIIVSEAGASVYSASELAAKEFPNMDVSLRGAVSIARRLQDPLAELVKIDPKSIGVGQYQHDVSQTMLAKRLDAIVEDCVNAVGVDVNTASAALLTRVAGLSSTIAQNIVDYRDENGRFEARTTLKKVARLGPKAFEQCAGFLRIMGGKNPLDASAVHPEAYPVVKAISEKNSKDIKTLIGDSSFLKGLHAIDYTDDNFGVPTVTDIIKELDKPGRDPRPEFKTATFAEGVNSVSDLEPGMVLEGVVSNVANFGAFVDIGVHQDGLVHISALTDRFVSDPREVVKAGNIVKVKVMEVDVQRKRIALSMRMKDEPGQDNRAQRSSTPRSQGRQSQGGQRRREEPQQNGAMGGAFAAAFAKAKK; this is encoded by the coding sequence ATGAGCCAAGCTATCTGTAGACAGATCGCTCAAGAGCTGAGCGTTCGCCCCGATCAAGTGACCGCAGCAGTTACCCTAATCGACGACGGTAACACGGTTCCCTTTATTGCACGTTACCGTAAAGAGGTGACGGGCGGCCTTGATGACACCCAATTACGTAATCTAGACAGCCGACTTTCTTATCTGCGTGAACTCGACGATCGCCGTCAAACGATCCTCAAATCTATTCAAGACCAAGGCAAACTGACCGCTGAGCTTGAAAAAGAGATCATTCAAGCCGACAGCAAAACCCGCCTTGAAGATTTATACCTACCTTACAAGCCTAAGCGCCGAACCAAAGGTCAAATCGCGATTGAGGCTGGCCTAGAGCCGCTCGCAGAGACGCTTTGGAACGAGCCACAACACGATCCAGAAAACGAAGCATCCCGATACCTAAACAGTGAAAAAGGCATTGAAGATACTAAGACCGCACTGGATGGGGCACGTGCAATCATCATGGAACGCATCGCAGAAGATGCAAACCTGCTTGAGAAAATCCGTCAGCACCTGACGCGTAATGCAGCACTAGGTGCGCGAGTGGTTGCTGGCAAAGAGCAAGAAGGCGAGAAGTTCAAAGACTACTTCGAGCATGATGAAACGCTGAGCAAAGTGCCTTCACACCGTGCTCTAGCCATGCTGCGTGGTCGTAATGAAGGCTTCTTAACCTTAACCATGAACGCAGACCCAGAGCAAGAAGAGGGCGTGCGTGGTTCTTACTGTGAAAACATCATTTCTGATCACTACGGTATTACTCTGAGTAGCGCGCCTGCCGATGCGTGGCGTAAGCAAGTGATCAGCTGGGCATGGCGCATTAAAGTGTCTATGCACATGGAAACCGAGCTGATGGGCGCAATGAAAGAGCGCGCAGAGATCGAAGCAATTGAAGTATTCGCGACCAACCTAAAAGATCTGTTAATGGCAGCTCCGGCAGGTCCTCGTGCAACGTTAGGTCTCGATCCTGGCCTGCGTACTGGTTCAAAAATTGCCGTCGTTGATGCAACGGGTAAAGTGCTCGCAACCGAAACTATCTACCCTCACCCGCCGCAAAAACAGTACGACAAATCGGCTCATATCGTTGAGCAGATGGTGCGTCAATTCAATGTTGATCTGATTGCGATTGGTAACGGTACCGCTTCACGTGAAACTGACAGCTTTGTGGCTGACGTGATTAAGCGCGGTAACCTAAAAGTGCAGAAGATCATCGTTAGCGAAGCTGGTGCATCGGTTTACTCAGCGTCTGAGCTTGCAGCCAAAGAGTTCCCGAATATGGACGTATCTTTGCGTGGTGCAGTATCGATTGCTCGTCGTCTACAAGACCCATTGGCAGAGCTAGTGAAGATTGACCCGAAGTCGATCGGTGTTGGCCAATACCAACACGATGTGAGCCAAACCATGCTCGCGAAACGCCTAGACGCGATCGTCGAAGACTGTGTAAACGCCGTCGGTGTTGACGTAAACACCGCCTCTGCCGCGCTTCTGACTCGTGTTGCTGGCCTATCTAGCACTATCGCACAAAACATTGTTGATTACCGAGATGAGAATGGCCGCTTTGAAGCGCGTACCACGTTAAAGAAAGTCGCGCGCTTGGGGCCAAAAGCTTTTGAACAGTGTGCTGGCTTCCTGCGTATCATGGGTGGCAAAAACCCACTCGATGCCTCAGCGGTTCACCCTGAAGCTTACCCTGTGGTAAAAGCAATCTCTGAGAAGAACAGCAAAGACATCAAGACGCTGATCGGCGACTCTAGCTTCCTAAAAGGCCTTCATGCAATTGATTACACCGATGACAACTTTGGTGTTCCAACTGTAACAGACATCATCAAAGAGCTAGATAAACCGGGCCGTGACCCGCGTCCTGAGTTCAAAACGGCGACCTTTGCGGAAGGCGTTAACTCTGTGTCTGATTTAGAGCCGGGTATGGTTCTAGAAGGCGTTGTTTCTAACGTGGCTAACTTTGGTGCCTTCGTGGATATCGGTGTTCACCAAGACGGTCTGGTACACATTTCAGCACTGACTGACCGCTTTGTCTCAGATCCACGTGAAGTGGTGAAAGCGGGCAACATCGTTAAAGTGAAAGTGATGGAAGTCGACGTGCAGCGTAAACGTATCGCGCTAAGCATGCGTATGAAAGACGAGCCGGGACAAGATAACCGTGCACAGCGTTCATCAACCCCTCGCTCTCAAGGTCGTCAATCGCAAGGCGGTCAACGTCGTCGCGAGGAGCCACAACAGAACGGTGCTATGGGTGGTGCATTTGCTGCTGCCTTTGCTAAAGCAAAGAAATAG
- the greB gene encoding transcription elongation factor GreB, which yields MKTNLITREGYERLTKELNFLWREERPEVTKKVTWAASLGDRSENADYQYNKKRLREIDRRVRYLRKRLDQVKVVDYSPQQEGKVFFGAWVEIENDDGDTKAFRIVGPDEIYGGVKDYVSIDSPMARALLKKEVDDEFTVRTPEGDKEWFVNAIRYQ from the coding sequence ATGAAAACAAACTTAATTACTCGTGAGGGCTATGAAAGACTCACTAAAGAGCTGAATTTCCTATGGCGAGAAGAGCGCCCAGAAGTGACCAAAAAGGTAACTTGGGCAGCAAGCCTAGGCGATCGCAGTGAAAACGCAGACTATCAGTACAACAAAAAACGCCTGCGCGAGATAGACCGCCGCGTTCGCTATTTAAGAAAGCGCCTCGACCAAGTCAAAGTTGTGGACTACTCGCCCCAACAGGAAGGTAAGGTCTTTTTTGGTGCTTGGGTAGAGATAGAGAATGATGATGGCGATACCAAAGCATTCCGTATCGTAGGGCCAGATGAGATCTATGGTGGCGTCAAAGACTATGTCTCGATCGACTCACCGATGGCACGTGCGCTGCTAAAAAAAGAAGTGGATGATGAATTCACAGTACGCACCCCAGAGGGTGACAAAGAGTGGTTTGTGAATGCGATTCGCTACCAATAG
- the ompR gene encoding osmolarity response regulator transcription factor OmpR, with the protein MQENYKILVVDDDARLRALLERYLSEQGFQVRSVANSEQMDRLLTRENFHLMVLDLMLPGEDGLSICRRLRNANNMLPILMLTAKGDEVDRIVGLEVGADDYLPKPFNPRELLARIKAVLRRQVIEAPGAPSTEESVVEFGEFRLNLGTREMFRGEEPMPLTSGEFAVLKSLVTNAREPMSRDKLMNMARGREYSAMERSIDVQISRLRRLVEEDPSKPRYIQTVWGLGYVFVPDGKAV; encoded by the coding sequence ATGCAAGAAAACTACAAAATTTTAGTGGTCGATGACGATGCGCGCCTTCGTGCATTGCTGGAGCGCTACTTGTCTGAGCAAGGCTTTCAAGTGCGTAGCGTGGCAAACAGTGAGCAGATGGACCGCCTGTTAACCCGTGAAAACTTCCACTTAATGGTATTGGACCTGATGTTGCCAGGTGAAGATGGCCTTTCAATCTGTCGTCGTCTGCGCAATGCCAATAACATGTTGCCGATTTTGATGCTGACCGCTAAGGGCGATGAAGTTGATCGCATTGTTGGCCTAGAAGTGGGTGCCGACGATTACCTACCGAAGCCATTTAACCCTCGTGAGTTGTTGGCACGTATCAAAGCGGTACTGCGTCGCCAAGTGATTGAAGCACCGGGAGCACCAAGCACGGAAGAGTCTGTGGTTGAGTTCGGTGAATTCCGTTTGAACCTAGGTACTCGAGAGATGTTTCGTGGAGAAGAGCCGATGCCTCTGACCTCGGGTGAGTTTGCAGTATTGAAGTCACTGGTAACTAATGCACGTGAGCCAATGTCTCGCGATAAGCTAATGAACATGGCTCGTGGCCGTGAGTACTCAGCGATGGAGCGTTCTATCGACGTTCAGATCTCTCGCCTGCGTCGCCTTGTTGAAGAAGATCCAAGTAAGCCACGCTACATCCAAACGGTGTGGGGCTTAGGTTACGTGTTCGTTCCAGATGGAAAAGCGGTGTAG
- the envZ gene encoding two-component system sensor histidine kinase EnvZ translates to MRIRSSFTQSIVLFLTLLVASQIFSYYAVFNYALMPSLQQFNKILAHELNLVLDEGDLDIEMDAPLRQRVLEQLGVTVHAKDSDTAGEFYHAVAIDLMSEEMTKELGSETEVRLILGAESYVLWMDIAQLPNSLIRIPLSELQEEDFAPLFRNSLIMALLIIAGGWLFIRLQNRPLIALEKAAKGVGRGDIPPPLPVQGAQEIRSVTRAFNQMSKGIQELEEDRALLMAGISHDLRTPLTRIRLATEMMSPEDSYLAEGIISDTEECNEIISQFMDYLKPVDRNSFQAVFLEDIAGEVASSEGGYEVQIETDISTSMKPALGNPIAIKRAVSNLVVNALRYGNGWVKVTTGMTADNKLAWVTVEDNGPGIPQDQISKLFEPFTRGDTARGSEGTGLGLAIVKRIVSQHQGAVVVNNRSQGGLKAQISFPVKS, encoded by the coding sequence ATGCGTATACGTAGCTCCTTTACTCAATCTATCGTTCTTTTTTTAACCTTGTTGGTGGCCAGCCAAATATTCTCTTATTACGCGGTATTTAATTACGCCTTGATGCCGAGTTTGCAGCAGTTCAATAAGATCTTAGCGCATGAGTTGAACTTGGTTTTAGATGAAGGCGACCTCGATATCGAGATGGATGCTCCATTGCGTCAGCGGGTATTGGAGCAGCTTGGGGTGACGGTACATGCTAAAGACAGTGATACTGCGGGTGAGTTTTATCATGCTGTCGCGATTGATCTAATGAGTGAAGAGATGACCAAGGAGCTGGGTTCAGAGACCGAGGTGAGGTTGATCTTAGGTGCTGAGAGCTATGTGTTGTGGATGGATATCGCGCAGCTACCTAATTCCTTGATTCGAATCCCACTTTCTGAGCTACAAGAAGAGGACTTTGCGCCACTGTTTCGAAATAGCTTGATCATGGCGCTGTTGATCATTGCTGGTGGCTGGTTGTTTATCCGTTTACAAAATCGCCCATTGATTGCGCTAGAGAAAGCTGCGAAAGGCGTTGGGCGTGGTGATATCCCACCACCGCTACCAGTGCAAGGCGCACAAGAGATTCGCTCAGTAACTCGTGCCTTCAACCAGATGTCGAAAGGCATTCAAGAGCTAGAAGAAGACAGAGCACTGTTGATGGCGGGTATTAGCCACGATCTACGCACGCCATTGACTCGTATCCGCTTGGCAACAGAGATGATGTCACCAGAAGACAGCTACTTAGCCGAGGGTATTATCAGTGATACCGAAGAGTGTAACGAGATCATCAGTCAGTTTATGGATTACCTTAAACCGGTTGATCGGAACTCATTCCAAGCGGTGTTCTTAGAAGATATCGCCGGTGAGGTAGCAAGCTCTGAGGGCGGCTATGAGGTGCAGATTGAAACGGATATATCGACATCCATGAAGCCTGCTCTCGGGAATCCAATTGCGATTAAGCGTGCCGTGAGTAACTTGGTGGTTAATGCTCTACGTTACGGTAATGGTTGGGTGAAGGTGACAACGGGCATGACTGCAGATAATAAATTGGCGTGGGTGACGGTCGAGGACAATGGCCCCGGTATTCCGCAAGATCAGATCAGTAAGTTGTTTGAACCCTTCACCCGAGGCGATACCGCGCGTGGTAGTGAGGGTACTGGCTTAGGCTTGGCGATTGTGAAGCGTATTGTCAGTCAACATCAGGGTGCTGTGGTGGTGAATAACCGCAGCCAAGGTGGTTTGAAAGCGCAGATCAGTTTTCCGGTTAAGTCGTAA
- the recG gene encoding ATP-dependent DNA helicase RecG produces the protein MSQLLSAIPLNSLSGVGAKVAEKLAKVGLNNVQDLLFHLPLRYEDRTRIYPIAKLHAGIWAAVQGKVMSVDTIFGKRKMLAVKISDGNGTITLRFFNFTAGMKNNFAEGKQVHAYGEIKRGGMGLEIVHPDYKFFAPRQQPDVEATLTPVYPTTDGLRQVTLRNLTDQALELIDKAAVNELLPSGLYDHQITLAQALHTIHRPPPGIDLELFDEGKHPAQLRLIMEELLAQNLSMLSVRSKGQQDNAIPLPPVHTLKDKLLAQLPFSPTNAQARVVKEIEGDLEKPHPMMRLVQGDVGSGKTLVAALAAVRALEHGQQVALMAPTELLAEQHSINFANWFESMGIQVGWLAGKLKGKAKEKELERIASGEAQMVVGTHALFQEHVEFKNLGLVIIDEQHRFGVHQRLELREKGAKQGYYPHQLVMTATPIPRTLAMTAYADLETSIIDELPPGRTPIQTVAIPDTKRDDIVERVRNACLNEGKQAYWVCTLIDESEVLEAQAAADTAEELQRKLPDVKIGLVHGRMKPAEKQAVMQEFKENKLHLLVATTVIEVGVDVPNSSLMIIENPERLGLAQLHQLRGRVGRGSVASHCVLLYHSPLSKTAQKRLGVLRESNDGFVIAQRDLEIRGPGELLGTKQTGLADFKIADLVRDQRLIPEVQRIARHIHDSYPENAKAIINRWLGERDVYSKA, from the coding sequence ATGTCACAGCTTTTATCTGCTATTCCTCTTAACTCTTTGTCTGGAGTTGGCGCAAAGGTCGCCGAGAAACTGGCAAAGGTTGGGTTGAACAACGTACAAGATCTACTGTTTCATCTGCCACTGCGTTACGAAGACCGCACACGCATCTACCCAATTGCTAAATTGCATGCTGGGATCTGGGCGGCAGTGCAGGGCAAAGTGATGAGCGTCGATACCATCTTTGGTAAACGCAAAATGCTGGCGGTAAAAATCAGCGATGGCAACGGCACCATCACCCTGCGTTTTTTCAACTTCACCGCAGGGATGAAGAACAACTTTGCGGAAGGCAAACAGGTTCATGCCTACGGCGAGATTAAACGTGGCGGTATGGGGCTGGAGATCGTCCATCCAGACTACAAGTTCTTTGCACCAAGGCAACAGCCCGATGTAGAAGCAACCCTGACTCCGGTTTACCCAACGACCGACGGACTACGACAAGTCACTCTGCGTAACCTCACTGATCAAGCACTAGAGCTTATCGATAAGGCGGCAGTCAATGAGCTACTTCCTTCTGGTCTATACGATCACCAGATCACGCTGGCACAAGCACTGCATACTATTCACAGGCCGCCTCCAGGGATCGACCTTGAACTGTTTGATGAGGGCAAGCATCCTGCCCAACTTCGTTTGATCATGGAAGAGCTGCTCGCACAAAACCTCTCTATGCTCTCGGTTCGTAGCAAAGGGCAGCAAGACAACGCAATACCACTGCCGCCAGTACATACACTCAAAGACAAGCTACTCGCACAGCTGCCGTTCTCACCAACCAATGCACAAGCACGAGTAGTGAAAGAGATTGAGGGCGACCTAGAGAAGCCGCACCCGATGATGCGCCTAGTACAAGGTGATGTAGGTTCAGGTAAAACCTTGGTTGCTGCACTGGCGGCGGTTCGCGCTCTAGAGCATGGCCAACAAGTGGCGCTGATGGCACCAACCGAACTTCTAGCAGAGCAACACTCGATCAACTTTGCTAACTGGTTTGAAAGTATGGGTATTCAAGTAGGTTGGCTCGCGGGCAAACTGAAAGGCAAAGCTAAAGAGAAAGAACTTGAGCGAATTGCCAGTGGCGAAGCGCAAATGGTGGTCGGTACCCACGCCCTCTTCCAAGAGCATGTTGAGTTCAAAAACCTTGGTCTGGTGATCATTGATGAGCAGCATCGATTTGGTGTCCACCAACGACTAGAGCTACGTGAGAAAGGCGCGAAACAAGGTTACTACCCTCATCAGCTAGTGATGACAGCAACACCAATCCCGCGAACCTTAGCAATGACCGCCTATGCGGATTTGGAAACCTCAATTATTGATGAGCTTCCGCCCGGTCGAACCCCAATTCAAACCGTCGCCATTCCTGATACCAAGCGTGATGACATTGTTGAGCGTGTGCGCAACGCCTGTCTCAATGAGGGCAAACAGGCTTATTGGGTGTGTACTCTGATTGATGAATCAGAAGTATTGGAAGCACAAGCCGCAGCGGATACCGCAGAGGAGCTGCAACGCAAACTACCTGATGTAAAGATTGGCTTGGTTCATGGCCGAATGAAACCCGCTGAGAAGCAAGCGGTGATGCAAGAGTTCAAAGAGAACAAACTGCATCTGTTAGTTGCAACTACGGTGATTGAAGTGGGTGTGGATGTGCCGAATTCGAGCTTAATGATCATCGAGAATCCAGAACGTCTTGGCTTAGCGCAGCTGCACCAATTACGTGGTCGTGTTGGTCGTGGCTCAGTCGCCAGTCATTGTGTATTGCTGTACCACTCACCGCTGTCTAAAACCGCTCAGAAACGCTTAGGCGTATTGCGTGAAAGTAACGATGGTTTTGTGATTGCACAGCGTGACTTGGAGATCCGAGGCCCAGGTGAACTGCTAGGTACCAAACAAACAGGCTTAGCGGACTTTAAGATTGCTGATTTGGTTCGCGACCAACGCCTGATCCCTGAAGTACAGCGCATCGCTCGTCACATTCACGACAGCTACCCAGAGAATGCTAAAGCGATCATCAACCGCTGGTTAGGTGAGCGTGATGTTTACTCTAAGGCGTAG